Below is a genomic region from Persicimonas caeni.
CCACTCGAACTCGAGGCCGAGCTCGTCGGCCAGCGGCTGCCATTCGTCGCGGCTGTCTTTGTAGTTCAGCCAAATCCAGCCGATGACGAGCCAGACGGGGATGCTGATTAGGATGAAGAGTTCGAACATGGCGATACCGCAAGTTTACAAAATGGCCTCAAGGCGCCTCGCTCGCGCCACTCCCTACCTCCGAAGCAACCTCGCCGACGACCTCTTCGACCGCCTCTTCAACCGCCCCCGACAAGCCCTCCCCATGCGAAAAATCCGCTCCCTCTATGCCATAGAGTACAAGCCTCGGCGGCAACTCGCCAAGCGCGCGGCCGAGTTCGACTGCCTGCGCCAAGCCAAACGCGTGCGACGAGCATGTGGCGAGCACCTCGTCGGCGAGCTGTTCTTCGAGGAGGTCGACGCGGCGAATCGTTCCAGCTGGTTGGCCCGAGGAGGTGGCGTCGATGACGAGGACTTCTCTGCCCTGCCACAGGTCCATGAGCGACGCGGCTTCTCCGGAGTGCTCGACCAACTCGACGCCGTCGAGAGCTTCGTCGCGAAGCTGGTCGACCACGGCGAGTCCGGCGGCGTCGTCCTTGCGTTGGCGGTTTCCGATGCCGATGACGAGCGTGCTGGTCGCCTCACTCTCCACGAGACTCTCCACGATTGATCTGCAGGTTCAAAAAGTGCGTGGCGCACGAGATACACGGGTCGTAGTTGCGAATCGTCTGCTCGCAGCGCCACTGAAGTTCG
It encodes:
- a CDS encoding hydrogenase maturation protease, which gives rise to MESLVESEATSTLVIGIGNRQRKDDAAGLAVVDQLRDEALDGVELVEHSGEAASLMDLWQGREVLVIDATSSGQPAGTIRRVDLLEEQLADEVLATCSSHAFGLAQAVELGRALGELPPRLVLYGIEGADFSHGEGLSGAVEEAVEEVVGEVASEVGSGASEAP